The following proteins are co-located in the Pomacea canaliculata isolate SZHN2017 linkage group LG10, ASM307304v1, whole genome shotgun sequence genome:
- the LOC112574432 gene encoding GTPase IMAP family member 8-like has translation MQNGHTKNVLKRELKVLIIGKTGNGKSSVGNSILNTDAFPVTRGLVSSAQTDLERTAQKFGVTIKVTDTPDVSNLRLDKEEANERIIKWKSHDPDVILLAIRCDLRYTAEEYQIYEQIKKVLGEEYVKPRLTVAFTFGDRQDTDIEEELKIVCKELKAVLEDAEGRYIVFSSQDKDEDKKRQVIHLMNLVPNFQFPSDLKRILLLGSTASGKISGGNALVRRKVFKAGTTMPKKTSYITEVDGMWLQIINTPELSRLNTRDFKKQMSSLLEASEPGPHVILVFVRESQVASEDFSFFEGLEAYFGERLEQHLIVVTVTVTDEKSSAGDDSLSKLDKIKCREKLCFVDTQTSNDKTEILTTNIKNLLQATRGNFLPLKRIPCDHHDTDTPTSHKKVKY, from the exons ATGCAAAACGGCCATACGAAGAATGTACTTA AACGCGAACTGAAAGTGTTAATAATTGGCAAGACTGGAAATGGAAAAAGCAGTGTAGGTAACTCCATCTTGAACACAGACGCCTTTCCCGTTACACGAGGTTTGGTATCATCTGCACAAACGGACCTGGAAAGGACAGCTCAGAAATTTGGAGTGACCATCAAA GTAACTGATACACCTGACGTTAGCAATCTGCGTCTAGACAAAGAGGAAGCTAATGAAAGAATCATCAAGTGGAAGTCACATGACCCTGATGTCATACTGCTGGCCATTCGGTGTGACCTTCGCTACACCGCGGAGGAATACCAGATCTACGAGCAGATAAAGAAAGTATTAGGAGAAGAATACGTCAAGCCGAGGCTAACAGTGGCCTTCACCTTTGGTGATCGACAAGATACGGACATAGAAGAGGAACTAAAAATAGTCTGCAAAGAGCTGAAGGCGGTTCTGGAAGATGCTGAAGGACGCTACATCGTGTTCAGCAGTCAGGATAAAGATGAGGACAAAAAGCGGCAGGTTATTCATCTCATGAACCTTGTGCCCAACTTCC AGTTTCCTAGTGACTTGAAGAGAATCCTTCTCCTTGGATCCACAGCAAGCGGGAAAATCTCAGGAGGCAATGCACTTGTACGAAGAAAAGTCTTCAAGGCAGGCACAACAATGCCAAAGAAAACCAGCTACATAACTGAAGTCGATGGAATGTGGTTACAG ATCATCAATACACCGGAGTTATCCCGTCTCAACACCCGTGACTTTAAAAAGCAGATGAGCTCGCTGCTGGAGGCCTCGGAGCCTGGTCCACATGTCATTCTGGTGTTTGTCAGGGAATCACAGGTGGCGTCTGAAGATTTCTCCTTTTTTGAGGGACTTGAAGCGTACTTCGGAGAGCGCCTTGAGCAACACTTGATAgttgttactgttactgttacagACGAGAAGAGCAGCGCAGGAGATGACAGTCTGAGTAaacttgacaaaataaaatgcagggAAAAACTCTGCTTCGTAGACACCCAGACATCAAATGACAAGACCGAAATATTGACGACTAACATTAAAAATCTTCTTCAGGCTACACGTGGAAACTTCTTACCATTAAAGCGCATTCCTTGTGACCATCATGACACGGATACTCCTACTTCTCATAAAAAAGTCAAATACTGA